The sequence CGTCGCGGGCCGGACCGGCCGCGTGCCGGGCGAGCAGGGCCAGCAGCGGGTACGCGCCGGCGCCGGACAGGACGGTCTGCCGGTCGTCGATCAGGGCGGCCCAGTTGGCGGTGAGGGCGTTGGCGGGCGTGCTGCTCATGCCGTGGCACCGTACCGGGCGGGCGGCGCGCCGTGGGGGCTCCGCCCGGCGGGGGCCGGGGGGTGTGACAGCGTGGTCGGGTGGACAACGTCGACCTGGCCGTCGTCGGCGGTGGCGGCGCCGGTTCCCTGCTCCTCGCCGCGCTGGACCGGCACGACCTGCGTGAGCTGCGGATCGCCGTGGTCGACCGGGTGCGCAAGCGCGGCCAGGACCGCACCTGGGCGTTCTGGGGTACGCCCGGCACCGACCTGGAGCCGATGCTCAGCGCGAGCTGGCGGCAGGTGGAGGTGACCACGCCGGCCGGGCGGCGCCGGCTCGACCTCGCCCCGCTGCGGTACGCGATGCTGCGCTCCGCCCCGGTCTACGAGCGGGCCGCCGAGGCGGAGCGGCGCCTCGGCGCCACCCGGGTCGACGCGGCGGTCGGCGCCCTCGACGACGACGGTGGGTCGGTGACCGTCCGGGACGCCGACGGCACGGCGCTGCTGCGGGCCCGGTGGGTGCTGGACTCCCGCCCCCGGCCGCCCCGGCGGGCGGGGCGGACGAGCTGGTTGCAGCACTTCCGGGGCTGGTGGCTGGAGTCGGCCGGGCCGGTGTTCGACCCGGACCGGGCGGTGCTGATGGACTTCCGCACCCCGCAGCCGGCGCGGGGTGTCTCCTTCGGCTACCTGCTGCCGGTCAGCGACCGGTACGCCCTGGTCGAGTACACCGAGTTCTCCCCGCGACGGCTGACCGACGCCGGCTACGACACCGCGCTGCGCGGCTACGCCGACCTGCTCGGCCTGGACCTGACCGCGCTGACCGTGCGGGAGGTGGAGGACGGGGTGATCCCGATGACCGACGCCCCGTTCGAGGGCCGGCCGTCGCCGAGGGTGGTGCGGCTGGGCACCGCCGGCGGGGCCACCCGGCCGTCGAC comes from Micromonospora purpureochromogenes and encodes:
- a CDS encoding lycopene cyclase family protein; translated protein: MDNVDLAVVGGGGAGSLLLAALDRHDLRELRIAVVDRVRKRGQDRTWAFWGTPGTDLEPMLSASWRQVEVTTPAGRRRLDLAPLRYAMLRSAPVYERAAEAERRLGATRVDAAVGALDDDGGSVTVRDADGTALLRARWVLDSRPRPPRRAGRTSWLQHFRGWWLESAGPVFDPDRAVLMDFRTPQPARGVSFGYLLPVSDRYALVEYTEFSPRRLTDAGYDTALRGYADLLGLDLTALTVREVEDGVIPMTDAPFEGRPSPRVVRLGTAGGATRPSTGFTFSAMHRQADDVARALAAGRAPVPRLAYPRRHLWMDAVALRALDRGAVGGPEFFDRLFDRNPAQRVLRFLDGATTPAEDLAVMRSSPLLPMTSAVVGDAVGRLRARLRPGPAPASLGAGPDRAGQAGS